A single window of Arvicanthis niloticus isolate mArvNil1 chromosome X, mArvNil1.pat.X, whole genome shotgun sequence DNA harbors:
- the LOC117695139 gene encoding cancer/testis antigen 55-like gives MSEETSQEHHIDNSKFKSIQGVVTSLCNDYGWINETIFFNTDVISDNVLLNIGTNVLALVEKKPRNHIFKAIKVKAMNNLPEGSEPSKLGRRLCIKCVTSITEDNIYISKDTFFPLCMFSGGFRPFNGDLLLVEYSMNPGTSNMNIHSASPLNSQNMEEVCVTCIDGRNGVVEATMFFTLDSLHTLPGYTLGLYDIVNTTVVDSIQSHYTCRVVSMTPVNSLY, from the exons ATGTCTGAAGAAACATCGCAAGAACATCATATAG ATAACTCCAAATTCAAGTCTATTCAGGGAGTTGTGACCTCTCTGTGTAATGACTATGGCTGGATTAATGAAACCATCTTCTTCAATACCGATGTAATCAGTGACAATGTGCTTCTGAACATAGGGACAAATGTCCTTGCActtgtggaaaaaaaaccaagaaatcaTATCTTCAAAGCAATCAAG GTGAAAGCTATGAATAATCTTCCTGAGGGCAGTGAGCCATCAAAACTTGGCAGAAGGCTTTGTATCAAATGTGTCACCTCCATAACTGAAGACAACATCTATATCAGCAAGGACACGTTTTTCCCGTTATGCATGTTTTCTGGAG GATTCAGGCCATTCAATGGAGATTTGCTGCTGGTTGAGTATTCCATGAACCCGGGCACTTCAAACATGAATATCCACTCTGCAAGCCCCCTCAACTCTCAGAATATGGAAGAG GTCTGTGTTACTTGCATTGATGGAAGAAATGGCGTGGTAGAAGCCACCATGTTTTTCACCCTCGACTCTCTCCATACTCTCCCTGGATATACACTGGGTTTGTACGACATTGTGAACACTACTGTGGTAGACAGCATCCAATCCCACTACACTTGCAGAGTGGTGTCTATGACTCCAGTGAATTCACTGTATTAA